The genomic interval GCGACCTCTGTCGTTTCGGCGCTGTAGTATAACGATAATTCGGAATTGTCCGCTACAAGCTGCATGCCTGGCACACCTTTTGAAGAATCAGGCATTTCCTTAATTGCGGCTCCAGCTTCCAGCTCAGTTGTCATTTTCATATAAGCGGCTGCTTTAACGGCTTTAGCTCCACGACTGGTGAATAGCAATACGGAGCAGACCAAGATACAAATTGCTGCGGTACAGGCCAGCACCGCAACCAGCTTTTTACGATTTTTCACGGGTGCGGCCTCCTTTACGTACGGAAAATGATTTCACGATAAATATTGATAATAAAATCGATAATTTGCTGCATCATACTCAGCACTAGCGTCCCAAGGAATACGATAATGCCCATTACGATTACCGTCAGCAGCATCGTAATAATCGTTTTGAACGCCGAATATTGATGAACCGTCATCGTACCGACAAATAGAAGCGCTAGAAACCAAATGGTGGATATAGACATGACTAAATAATAAAAAGCCGTTTCTTCCTGTACCATAAACCGGCTCGCAATGGTCATGGGCACATAAAGAATGACCATAGGAACGAGCGCATAACCCGTCGCCATAACAATTTCCTTGAATTTGCCTTCGCCATCCATTAAGGTTGTAATCGCCCAATTGGATATACACCAAAGAAAGAAAGGAAATACAATCGTAACGAGCTGAGTCAGGCTGTTCAAATGACGTGGATCATTATAGTTCACCAGAAAACCTGCAAACTGATTTTGTAAAATAACAGAAACGATGACGAGCAGCAAAATAGCTAATGCGACCTTTACTTTTCCTTTCCCGTCATACTTCATATCCCAGAAGCCGTCAAAAGGATGAACGATTAAATGCAGCGGAAACTTGATGAAATCCTGCTTCATAGCGATCTGCCCTCCTTAGCGGTTTGCGATGCAAAGTCCGACATCATAAGCTTCCTCTTTTTCATTCGAGAGCTTACCAGCTTGAACGCAAGCCATGCAGCTGCTAGGACGATCAGCATTGTTAGAAAGGTTCCTGAATGTTCCTTCATTACTTCCCTGCGGTACCTTTTGTAAGCTACGGAATAACTATCGCGGTCCATGCCTAGCTTGAAATACTCAAGCGCTTCCCCGTTCTTCCGCTCCATCAGCAATGATTTGCCAATGCCTATATACGCAATATCGTAGTTGCTGTTTAACCGAAGCACTTCTTGCCAAATCGGTACCGCCAGCTTATCCTCACCGGTGTAATGCAGCTTCACCGCCTCGTTTACGCTGGCACCAAACTTCGTTGGCTCAAATACGACAATATTGCTTTTCCCACGATCAAGCACCAGTTGTTTTTCACCCAAATGCTCGACGGCGACCGGTATTTTAAACGTACCGAGCTGATTTCCCTTACCGCCATACACATAGAGCAAATCGCCTTCGTCATTGTAGGTAAATACTTTGCCTTGATTTCCGTCAAGCACGCTGTACATTCCGTTTTCGAGTACCTTTACATCAATTAGCTTGGAAGGGCCAACAGCGCGCCTGAACAAAATATCCCCTAGCACATCGAAGTAACCAAAGCGCTTCAGCACATCCTCACCTGATGGATTAAGTCTTTTTACTGGTTCCTTAGAGTCAGGATCGATGTTCGTTGCATAGACAAATCCTTTGGCATCGATATCGATATTCGAAAACTCGGTTGGAATAAACAGCACCATTTGCGCTTTCTGTGCTTTGGTTGAAAGCAAGCGCCAGATAACTTCCGTATAGTCCCGCTGCACTTTGTTTGTCCCTACATATCCGATAAACTGGCCTTTCTCATCAAACTGCATGATGCCTTCGTAGATGCCTTGCGCTACGACATAAACCCGTTTGGCTTTATCTACCGTTACCTTTAACGGAATAAATTTAAAATCACTTGCCAAAACATCAGATTTGGGCTGCTCGATTGTTCGAAGCAATTCACCGTCGCTCGATAACACGACAACTCGCCCGTTGTCCGTATCCGCAACATAAAGCTGCTCCTCCTCATCAACGAATAGTCCCGACGGATTTTTAAAACCGATCTTCTCCCCGTCCTTCTCGTACTCGCTAATGATGTTTTTCACTTTCCACTGATCATCTAAAATAACGACCCGGCCATTGCCGCTGTCCACAATGTAGATCAGCCCGCTTGCAGACACGACCATATCCTTTGGCTCTAAAAAGTCTCCGATGCCGATATCAGCTCCGGATATGGAGAGTTTGGGTACATAAGCCGCCGGTGCTGGAACTGCTTCTTCCCAATAGTTATAGTTGTAGCTCTCATATGGCGTCGACGCTGCAGCCGCCGGTGCCGGCGCTGCGGTAATAAACAATAGGGAAGCCGCCGCGATGACGAGAAACCATTTTTTCGCTGACAAGTGCATTCCCCCCCTTTTAATCTTTCATTCCTGAAGTCGCCATCGTTTCAATAATTCGACTTTGCGAGAAAACGAACAGCGTAATCGGAACGCTCATCAGAATGAGTGCTACTGCTGCCGCCGCTCCTGCGCGAGCAATACCGCCTGCCACAACTTGATTAGC from Paenibacillus sp. FSL K6-3182 carries:
- a CDS encoding Yip1 family protein — its product is MKQDFIKFPLHLIVHPFDGFWDMKYDGKGKVKVALAILLLVIVSVILQNQFAGFLVNYNDPRHLNSLTQLVTIVFPFFLWCISNWAITTLMDGEGKFKEIVMATGYALVPMVILYVPMTIASRFMVQEETAFYYLVMSISTIWFLALLFVGTMTVHQYSAFKTIITMLLTVIVMGIIVFLGTLVLSMMQQIIDFIINIYREIIFRT
- a CDS encoding NHL repeat-containing protein, whose protein sequence is MHLSAKKWFLVIAAASLLFITAAPAPAAAASTPYESYNYNYWEEAVPAPAAYVPKLSISGADIGIGDFLEPKDMVVSASGLIYIVDSGNGRVVILDDQWKVKNIISEYEKDGEKIGFKNPSGLFVDEEEQLYVADTDNGRVVVLSSDGELLRTIEQPKSDVLASDFKFIPLKVTVDKAKRVYVVAQGIYEGIMQFDEKGQFIGYVGTNKVQRDYTEVIWRLLSTKAQKAQMVLFIPTEFSNIDIDAKGFVYATNIDPDSKEPVKRLNPSGEDVLKRFGYFDVLGDILFRRAVGPSKLIDVKVLENGMYSVLDGNQGKVFTYNDEGDLLYVYGGKGNQLGTFKIPVAVEHLGEKQLVLDRGKSNIVVFEPTKFGASVNEAVKLHYTGEDKLAVPIWQEVLRLNSNYDIAYIGIGKSLLMERKNGEALEYFKLGMDRDSYSVAYKRYRREVMKEHSGTFLTMLIVLAAAWLAFKLVSSRMKKRKLMMSDFASQTAKEGRSL